In the genome of Bacillus thuringiensis, the window TTGTTTTGAACTAAGGCATTTAACTTTTTTAAGTACTCATTTTCCATCTCAAGCTGTTTAATGCGTGCTTCAAGTGCTTCGACTGACCCTTCAGCTAAAGGTTGTTTTAATTGTTTATTTGAATCTTTTTTCATGGATGGACGCCCCTTTTTCTTAGATTGAAGGGCATCAATTCCTTGTGTTTCGAGCTGTTTTTTCCAAACAGAAATCGTTGAAGGGGCAGGAATATTAAAGATAGCTGCCGTCTCAAATAAGGACATACCGTTTTCAATCATAAAGTTTAGTACGTCTAGTTTAAATTGTTGTGTGTAATTTGTACATCGTTTTAGAAAAGCTTCCAGACCATTCTGTTTATATTGGTTTACCCAATTCAAAATGATTGTGTCACTTATACCGAGCGATCTACCCAGTTCTCGATAACTTTCATTTCCGTTCAAATAACGTAGAACGATTTGTATTTTTTCATCAGCTGTAAATTTAGCCATAGAAAAACTGCACCTCCAATTGTTAGACTGTGTCTAACAATTGGGGTGCAGTTCAAACTCGCTCTTTTTTTGTTATGTACAATAATTTATTACTATTCTAATTCAATGGAAACATTTTTTTGTGGTACAAATGTAGAAATTGCATGTTTATAAATAAGCTGTTGCTTACCTTCTGTTTCCAGTAGGACTGTAAAATTATCAAATCCTTTAATTAGTCCACGAAGCTGGAAACCATTTAATAAGTACAGCGTAACAAACGTATTTTCTTTACGGAGTTGATTTAAAAACTGATCTTGAATATTGATTGATTGCTTCATGTCGAATCCTCCTCTTTTTCTCTACTTACTATTATTCGACTTTACTTGTAACTTTCCTTCTATGTATCGTAAAATTTCTGACGTTTTTTCACCGTCTGTAACATCAAACCACGTGACATCCATTTTATTACGGAACCACGTTAATTGACGCTTTGCATAACGACGCGAATTCGTCTTTAATTGTGATACCGCATCTTCTAAAGGGGCTCGATTCTCAAAATAATCATAGATTTCTTTATATCCAATCGCTTGAATAGATTGACAATCTCGTATCCCTCTATTATACAGACCTTCCACTTCCTCTAATAGGCCTTGTTCCATCATCAAATCCACTCGTAAGTTAATGCGATCGTATAGCATTTCTCGATCCATTGTCAAGCCAATTAATGAAACATCATAGAGTAACTCTTTTTCTTGTTTCTCAATTTGGTCACTCATTTTTTCACCCGTCGTGTGGAAAATTTCTAACGCTCGAATGACACGTCGTACATTATTTGCATGAATACGCTCCGCACTTTCCGGATCTACTTCTTGCAATTTTTTATGTACATATTCCACACCGCGTTCTAAAGCTAACTTTTCCATTTGCTCTCGGTATATCACATCACCAGCATCATCTGTAAACTGATAATCGAATAAAACAGATTGTATATAAAGACCGGTCCCACCAACTATAATTGGTAATTTACCACGTTCTGTAATTTCTCGAATATGCTTGCGAACACGTTCTTGAAATTCCGCGACAGAAAATGAATCTTCCGGATTTTTTATATCGACCATATAATGTGGAATTCCGTCCATCTCTGCTTGTGTTACCTTTGCAGTTCCAATATCCATCGTTCGATAGATTTGCATGGAATCACCACTAATAATTTCACCGTTCAACGCTTTGGCAAGATCGATACTTAACTTCGTCTTTCCAACAGCAGTTGGTCCAATGATGACAGCAACTTTTTCACGTTGCACTTCTCCCATATCATTCAACTCTCTTTATGTAATATACTCCATCTATTGATTATACCCAATCTTACCAATTTTAACGGCATGATTGCAAGTTCTTTCATTTCGGTACATGAAATTATACATAAAAAAGAACATAGTTTGTCCAATTCTGCATATACATGATAAAAATAGTTTTGAGAGGATGAGTTACCTATGAAACAATCCACCATCAATTTTTCATCTTTGACAAAAGACCTCATTTTAGCTACTTCTACAAAAGAACAAAATTGTTCACAAGAGGAATTATACTTCGCCCTAAATTGTTTACTACGGGTCTTTCATTCTACTCTCCATGAAACAACATTACATCCAGAAAATAAAAATACAGAATATATACAAACGCAATTTTGCAGTGCATATAAAATTATTACAGGTAAAACTATTTATCCCTTTCAATAATCCATAAAAAGCGGCTGCTTACATAATTTCAAGCAACCGCTTTTTATATTAATATCGATAACCTATTGTATAACTTTCACTTTTACAGATTTGCGCCCCCAACTATTAGCACTACCATCTGAACCGACTAATACATCAATACGATTTCCTTTAATAGCACCGCCAGTATCTCCAGCGATCGCTTCTCCATATCCTTCTACCCATACTTTTGATCCAAGCGGAATTACTTTCGGATCAACAGCAATTACTTTCATATTTGGATTTGCTGTTAAATCATGCCCCATTGCAGTTAATACACGACCACCATACGAACCATTCTCACCCGGATCTGCTGTATATGCCGTCGCTTCTACTGTAATTTCACGACCACCAGTAGGCGCACTTGTTTCAGTAGATTTCGCAACTGGTTTTGCAGCCGGCTTTTCTTTTACCACAGGTTTACTTGATTCTACCTTCTTAATAGAATCGTTACTCTTAACAGACTCTTTATTCTTAACTGCTGTATTATTTTTAACCGGCGTATTTGTACTAACCGGTCCTTCTTCTTGAGTTGCAACTTCTTTCTTTTCGATTACAGGTGCCGTTCCTGTTAGAAATGGCACGTGAACATATCCGACTTTTCCATTGTAGTCAAATTGTAACCATTCATTTTGAACTTGATTCGTCGTTTCAATCACATCGTCTTTATTAAGTTTACCAAGAACTTCAGAATCAGTATTCGCTCCAGCACGAACATTTAATACGCCCGCCGTTACATAATATGTGCTCTTTGTAAATTCAGCACTTACAAACGCTTCCTTACCGTTCAACTTAATTTTTGTCCATCCATTTTCTGTATTTATAACATCTAGTGTATTCCCACTTAACACTTTACCTACAAGCTTTGACTCTACATTTGGGTTTTCTCTAACATTTAATACGTCTGTTGTTACAATTGTTTCCGCTTTAGCAGAACCCGCAAAAATCCCAAGACCAAAAACTGCTGCTGTTGCTATACCTAATAATTTTTTCATGAATAGCCTCCATTTGCTTTGTTTTCGTATTCTCATTATAGCAACAGATTTTTAGAATTTTTAGAAATCACACAATTACAAAGCATTCGTAATATACGATTAATGAGTTGTAACATAAATTTCCATATTAATAAAATGTATTTCTAATACAATCTTCAATGGTTTTCATATATTTTTCACATACGAGCACAAGAACTTTTTTCCAGAAAAAATTACAGTGTTACTTTTTTGTTACAAAAAATTCATAATTCATTACATCTTTTACCAAAAAACATCAATATTCAATTGTTAACCTACTTTTTTGTAATAAAAAAAAGCAGCTAATAAAAGCTACTTTCTTTTCATTTGTTATTGAACTTTCTTTTTCCAAACACCTAGCATAATAGCCGAGACAATCGTTCCAATTAATATAGAGAAAATATATAGTAATGGTTTATTTACTAACGCTATTACAAATAATCCACCATGCGGTGCCGGTAATGTAATTTGGAATAACATAGATAACGCACCTGCAATACTTGAACCAACAACACAACTTACAATTACTCGAACCGGATCTGCAGCTGCAAACGGAATCGCACCTTCTGTAATGAACGATGCTCCCATAATATAATTTGTTAAACCAGATTTACGTTCCGCTTCTGTAAACTTTGATTTAAAGAATGTAGTTGCGAATGCAATCGCAAGTGGCGGTACCATACCACCAGCCATAACTGCTGAGTGCACTCCAAAATTTTGTGCTTCTATTGCAGCAATACCAAACGTAAATGCCGCTTTATTAATTGGACCACCCATATCAATTGCCATCATACCACCTAAAATAAGACCTAGTAATATAGCATTCGTACCGTTTAAACCATTTAACCACCCTGTCAACATTTCATTTAATGCTACTACAGGCGGAATTACTACTTTTTGCATTACAACTCCTGTAATCAATAATCCAAAGACTGGATATAACAAAACAGGTTTAATTCCTTCTAATTGTACTGGTAGTCCTGAAAATAATCTTTTCAACCCTAAAACAACATATCCAGCTAAGAAACCAGCAATTAATCCACCTAAAAATCCAGCATTCGCATTCGCTGCTAAAAATCCACCTACAACACCAGGCATAAAACCAGGACGATCAGCAATAGAGCTTGCAATAAATCCAGCTAAAATTGGTACAAGGAATAAAAACGCACCTGTTTTTCCTCCACCAATTGACATGAACAATTCAGCTAAAGGACCTTCCGCCTTTATACCACCAAACGAAAACGCTAGCGCTATTAAAATCCCGCCACCAACAACGAATGGAAGCATATTACTTACACCGCTCATTAAATGCTTATAAATTCCTAATCCTTTTTCTCTCTCAATACTTTCTGATTTCCCGTCCTCTTTTACACCTTTAAAGATTGGTGCATCTTGTTTGACAGCTCGATTGAGCAATTTTTCCGTTTTTCGAATCCCGTCAGCAACTGGCACTTGAATGACATGTTTACCAGCAAAACGATTCATTTCTACTTGTTTATCTGCCGCAACAATAATAGCTGTTGCACGTTCAATATCCTCTTTCGTTAAACCGTTTTTAATACCTGTTGATCCGTTTGTTTCAACTTTAATCGCTATTCCTAACTCTGCCGCTTTTGCTTTTAAGCTATCCGCCGCCATATATGTGTGAGCGATTCCCGTTGGGCAAGCTGTAACAGCAAGTACGTACGGTTCATTTCCTTCTGGTTTGGCGACCTCAATCTCTTCTTCTTTTTCATTCTCTTTTTCATCAAATAGACGAAGAAGCTCAATTTCATCCTTCGCTTCTAATAGTTGCTTGCGAAATCCTTCATCCATTAATACTGTCGATAAACGAGACAACGTTTCTAAATGAGTATTATTCGCTCCTTCACTTGCAGCAATCATAAAGAATAAATGCGCAGGCTGTCCATCAAGCGACTCATAATTGATACCGCTTACACTTCTACCAAAACAAATCGATGGTTGTTTAACAGCCTTTGTCTTCGCATGAGGTATTGCAATACCTTCCCCAATTCCAGTCGTACTTTGGGACTCCCGCTTTAAAATAGCTTCTTTAAATTCCGTTTTACTATTTAAACGATTTGCCCCGTTTAATTTCTCAACTAATTCATCTATGACAGCTTCTTTATTTGAAGCTGCCAAATCCATAATGACTGTATCCCTTTTTAATAGTTCTGTAATTTTCATATGTTGCTTCCCCCTATCGCTTAGCTACAATTACTTGCGACAATAATTCTTCTACTTTTTCCTTCTTACATAAATCAGCTGAAAATGCTGTTGCACTCCCTGTTGCAACGCCGTATTGAAATGCCTTTTCAATATCTTTTGTCTGTTCATATTTGCCTACAAACCCTGCAACAAGAGAATCTCCGGCCCCAACTGAATTAATTACAACACCTTTTGGAACAGTCGCTTCATATATACCTTCTGCCGTAAATAATAAAGCTCCCTCTCCAGCCATCGATACGATAACGTGTTTTACACCTTGTTCAATTAATTTTCTTCCATAAGGTAAAATGTCTTCTACTGTTGAAAGCTCCACTCCAAACAACTCACCAAGTTCATGGTGGTTTGGCTTAATTAAAAATGGCTTATTTTTAATTACATGTTGCAGTGCACTTCCACTTGCATCTACTACTACACGAATACCTTTTTCAGCTCCAAACGCAGCGATTGATTCGTAAAAGGTACTTGGAATAGAGACTGGTACACTCCCAGCGAGTACAACACAATCTCCAGGTTGCATACTCTCAATTTTTTTCATTAACTGTTCGAACTGCTCTTTTGTTACAAGAGGACCTTGGCCATTTAATTCTGTTTCTTCTTTCCCTTTTATTTTCACATTAATGCGAGTATCTTCATCTACTTGGACGAAGTTAGTTGTTACACCTTCATCATGTAATACCTCTTTAATAAATTGACCAGTAAATCCACCAGTAAATCCAAGTGCTATATTTTTAACACCTAAACGCTGAAGAACACGAGAAACATTAATTCCTTTTCCTCCAGGAAACTTCATATCTTTCTCCGCTCGATTTATTGTTCCTAAATCAAAAGAAGGAACTTGCACTACATAATCAATAGATGGGTTTAAAGTAACTGTATAGATCATTGTTTATCAGCCTCAATTACATTGGTTTGTTTTTTATATTTTTCTAAATCAATTTCTAAATGGTTTGTAATAATATTTGCATCTTCAACATTTGCAATTTTCGCAAACGCAACTTCTGAAAACTTACTTTCATCAATTAAGAAATATCCTTCGTTTGCTAATGTTAATGCCATTTGTTTTAAGAGCGCTTCTTCTGGATCTGGCGTTGTAAAGCCAAGCTGTTCATGTACACCATTTGCACCTAAAAAACATTTATCAAAACGATACTTCTGCATACTTTCCTGTGCCATAGCACCGATTAAAGCTTTCGTCCTACTCTTCATCATTCCGCCTAGTAAATACGCACGAATATTATTTTCAACTAAAGCTTCAATATGCATAAGTCCATTCGTAACGACAGTAACATCTTTATTTATTAAAAATGGAATCATTTCAAATGTTGTACTTCCTGCATCTAAATAAATACAATCACCTTGTTCAATAACGCTAGCCGCATAATTAGCAATTTGTTGTTTTATTTGAATGTTTTTGGATGATTTTTCAACCATCGTTGGTTCTTGCCCTTTTCCTGTTAAAACAGCGGCACCACCATGAACTCTTTTTAATAACCTTTGCTTTTCCAATTGTGCTAAATCACGGCGAATTGTCGACTCAGAGCTTTCTGTTTTTTCAACTAATTGCTGTAATTTTACAACTTTCTGTTCTTTTACAAGTTGCAATATCATTTGATGACGTTCAGGAGTTAACATTTTATTCACCTCTTCTTTGATTACAGTATAATGAAAACGGTCACAAAAATCAACCATAAACAACCAAAAATAATCAAA includes:
- the entD gene encoding cell wall-binding protein EntD, whose product is MKKLLGIATAAVFGLGIFAGSAKAETIVTTDVLNVRENPNVESKLVGKVLSGNTLDVINTENGWTKIKLNGKEAFVSAEFTKSTYYVTAGVLNVRAGANTDSEVLGKLNKDDVIETTNQVQNEWLQFDYNGKVGYVHVPFLTGTAPVIEKKEVATQEEGPVSTNTPVKNNTAVKNKESVKSNDSIKKVESSKPVVKEKPAAKPVAKSTETSAPTGGREITVEATAYTADPGENGSYGGRVLTAMGHDLTANPNMKVIAVDPKVIPLGSKVWVEGYGEAIAGDTGGAIKGNRIDVLVGSDGSANSWGRKSVKVKVIQ
- a CDS encoding PTS fructose transporter subunit IIABC, whose translation is MKITELLKRDTVIMDLAASNKEAVIDELVEKLNGANRLNSKTEFKEAILKRESQSTTGIGEGIAIPHAKTKAVKQPSICFGRSVSGINYESLDGQPAHLFFMIAASEGANNTHLETLSRLSTVLMDEGFRKQLLEAKDEIELLRLFDEKENEKEEEIEVAKPEGNEPYVLAVTACPTGIAHTYMAADSLKAKAAELGIAIKVETNGSTGIKNGLTKEDIERATAIIVAADKQVEMNRFAGKHVIQVPVADGIRKTEKLLNRAVKQDAPIFKGVKEDGKSESIEREKGLGIYKHLMSGVSNMLPFVVGGGILIALAFSFGGIKAEGPLAELFMSIGGGKTGAFLFLVPILAGFIASSIADRPGFMPGVVGGFLAANANAGFLGGLIAGFLAGYVVLGLKRLFSGLPVQLEGIKPVLLYPVFGLLITGVVMQKVVIPPVVALNEMLTGWLNGLNGTNAILLGLILGGMMAIDMGGPINKAAFTFGIAAIEAQNFGVHSAVMAGGMVPPLAIAFATTFFKSKFTEAERKSGLTNYIMGASFITEGAIPFAAADPVRVIVSCVVGSSIAGALSMLFQITLPAPHGGLFVIALVNKPLLYIFSILIGTIVSAIMLGVWKKKVQ
- the hfq gene encoding RNA chaperone Hfq, which translates into the protein MKQSINIQDQFLNQLRKENTFVTLYLLNGFQLRGLIKGFDNFTVLLETEGKQQLIYKHAISTFVPQKNVSIELE
- the miaA gene encoding tRNA (adenosine(37)-N6)-dimethylallyltransferase MiaA, yielding MGEVQREKVAVIIGPTAVGKTKLSIDLAKALNGEIISGDSMQIYRTMDIGTAKVTQAEMDGIPHYMVDIKNPEDSFSVAEFQERVRKHIREITERGKLPIIVGGTGLYIQSVLFDYQFTDDAGDVIYREQMEKLALERGVEYVHKKLQEVDPESAERIHANNVRRVIRALEIFHTTGEKMSDQIEKQEKELLYDVSLIGLTMDREMLYDRINLRVDLMMEQGLLEEVEGLYNRGIRDCQSIQAIGYKEIYDYFENRAPLEDAVSQLKTNSRRYAKRQLTWFRNKMDVTWFDVTDGEKTSEILRYIEGKLQVKSNNSK
- a CDS encoding DeoR/GlpR family DNA-binding transcription regulator, producing the protein MLTPERHQMILQLVKEQKVVKLQQLVEKTESSESTIRRDLAQLEKQRLLKRVHGGAAVLTGKGQEPTMVEKSSKNIQIKQQIANYAASVIEQGDCIYLDAGSTTFEMIPFLINKDVTVVTNGLMHIEALVENNIRAYLLGGMMKSRTKALIGAMAQESMQKYRFDKCFLGANGVHEQLGFTTPDPEEALLKQMALTLANEGYFLIDESKFSEVAFAKIANVEDANIITNHLEIDLEKYKKQTNVIEADKQ
- the pfkB gene encoding 1-phosphofructokinase — encoded protein: MIYTVTLNPSIDYVVQVPSFDLGTINRAEKDMKFPGGKGINVSRVLQRLGVKNIALGFTGGFTGQFIKEVLHDEGVTTNFVQVDEDTRINVKIKGKEETELNGQGPLVTKEQFEQLMKKIESMQPGDCVVLAGSVPVSIPSTFYESIAAFGAEKGIRVVVDASGSALQHVIKNKPFLIKPNHHELGELFGVELSTVEDILPYGRKLIEQGVKHVIVSMAGEGALLFTAEGIYEATVPKGVVINSVGAGDSLVAGFVGKYEQTKDIEKAFQYGVATGSATAFSADLCKKEKVEELLSQVIVAKR